The genomic stretch CCGACTTTATTCTGAAACCTTGGAATAATGAAAAACTGTATGCTTCCGTTAATTTGGCGGTTGATATTTCCCGAAAAAACAAAAAACTCAATCAATGGGAAAACATCAGTATTAAAACCAATCAATATCAGCTGGAAACCAAGTCTCAATCTATGAAAGAGGTAATGGATCAGATTGAAAGAGTGTCTGCAACCGATGCCAATGTTTTGCTTTTGGGAGAAAATGGAACCGGAAAATATGTTCTCGCCGAGCACATTCACGAATTATCAGAAAGGAAAAATCAACCTTTCGTGCATATCGATTTGGGAAGTCTTTCAGAAAATCTTTTTGAAGCTGAACTGTTCGGTTATAAAAAAGGTGCTTTTACCGATGCGCATCAGGATTATGCCGGAAAAATAGAAAATGCAGAAAACGGAACTGTTTTTCTTGACGAGATCGGAAATCTTCCGCTTCATCTTCAAACCAAATTATTAAGTTTAATTCAGAACAGAAAACTGTCTAGACTTGGAGAAAGCAAAGAGCGAATTTTGGACGTACGATTTATTTTTGCGACAAATGAAAATTTAAAAAAAGCAGTTTCAGAAAACAGATTCAGAAAAGATCTGTATTACAGAATCAATACTGTTGAGCTGCAAATTCCGAGTCTGAGAGAGCGATTGGAAGATATTCCTGATCTTGCTAATTATTTTCTCGATAAGTACAAACAGAAGTATCACAAATCTGAATCGGCATTAAATGAAAACTTACTTTCAGAATTGATAAAGTATTCATGGCCGGGAAATATCCGGGAACTCGATCACTGCATTGAGCGAAGTGTGATTCTTTCCAACGAAAAAAATCTGAAATTACTAATGCCTCAAGATGAAGAGTCGGAAAACACCATCATTAATCTCAACATCGAGGAAATGGAAGAAATTCTCATTAAAAAAGCATT from Chryseobacterium indoltheticum encodes the following:
- a CDS encoding sigma-54-dependent transcriptional regulator, coding for MRKKEAHILIVDDDEDILFSARVWLKKFFTEVSCLSQPKNILKFLSEHQVDAVLLDMNFRKGFESGQDGLYWMQEIKTLEAQLPIILMTAYGEVELAVEALKNGASDFILKPWNNEKLYASVNLAVDISRKNKKLNQWENISIKTNQYQLETKSQSMKEVMDQIERVSATDANVLLLGENGTGKYVLAEHIHELSERKNQPFVHIDLGSLSENLFEAELFGYKKGAFTDAHQDYAGKIENAENGTVFLDEIGNLPLHLQTKLLSLIQNRKLSRLGESKERILDVRFIFATNENLKKAVSENRFRKDLYYRINTVELQIPSLRERLEDIPDLANYFLDKYKQKYHKSESALNENLLSELIKYSWPGNIRELDHCIERSVILSNEKNLKLLMPQDEESENTIINLNIEEMEEILIKKALKKHRGNISLAAEDLGLSRAALYRRMEKFEL